AGTTGATTTTCCTGAACCGCTTTCCCCTCTAATAAGAATACGACTATCAGGGTTTATTTTTAAGGAAATATTGTGTAAAATATGTTTTTCTCGGTCGGAAACATTATAGGAAACATTGTCTAATTCAATATAAATACCGTTCTTAAATGTTGGTGTTTCACCATATTGGTTTTCAATATCTTTATCAGCTATTTGACCTAATTTTTCTAATGAGGTTAGGGTGTCATAAAAGGACTCTAAACCAATGATTAGTTTTTCAACCGAACCGATAATAAGTAAAATGATAATTTCTGCAGCTACAAACTGACCAATATTCATTTCTTGATTAAGTACTAAAGCGCCTCCAATAACCAGTAAGCTTGCTGTTACAATCACTTTAAAACTTACCATTTGAATAAATTGCAGCATTAAAATTTTAAAATGACTTTCTCTGGCATTAAGATAATCATCAACTAAATTATCATTTTTAGTCACCCCTAAATTAGTGCTTCCAGAGAGTTTGAAACTAATAACCGATCTGGCAATTTCCTGTATCCAGTGTGCCACTTTATATTTGTATTTGGACTCAGATAAACTGGTATCTAAACCTTTTTTAGCCGTAAATTTAAAGACAACGAAAATAAGAAGTAGTAATAACAGCCCAAATATGATAAAGAAAGCGTGGTAAAACGATAGTAGAATAAGGGCAAAAATAATTTGTAATACTGCCGAAGGTACATCAATAAGTATTTTAGATAAACTTTTTTGAATGATTAGAGTATCAAAAAAACGATTGGCTAATTCAGGAGGATAGTTATTACGTAATTCCGACATTTTAATTTTGGGAAACCTGTAACTTAACTCGAATGAAGTTCGCGTAAAAATACGTTGTTGAATGGTTTCAATTATACGAAGTTGCATGAGTTTTAAACCGCCATCAAATGCCACACCTATAGTTACTAAAACGATAAGAACAATCCAAGAAGTGCTCACTTGTGCTCCTTGAATGAGGTTAATAATGGCTTGTATTCCCAAAGGAAGGGTTAAGGAAATGACTCCTGAGAATATCGCGTAGTAAAAAACTTGTAATATTTCTTTTTTGTCTAATTCTAATAAGCCTAATAGGCGCTGCCATGGCGTTATTCCGAGGTGATTCATTCGTGTAAGTTTAAAGCGTTAAGGGTTAGGTTTTTAAAAAAGGTTGCAGGTAAAACATTTTCTTTGCAATCGGTAATGGACCAGAAATGATCTTTTAAATAATGCTGATGTAAGCTACCTTCTATAATGGTGCTGGCTAAAGATGCGGGATATTTATATAAAGGGGCATTATCTGATATAATGTCTTTTAATCGGTTTACAACGCGTTTGTAAATGTTGAAATAGCCTTCTTTGTTTTGGGTGTCTACAGCTTTGGTTAAAAAGGACTTCGAATTTTCGTGGATAATAATAGCATTTAGTACCACTTCATTAATATGAGAAAAATTGGAGTCTTCTTCAATAGTACGGCATAATACCTCTATGGCTTTAATAAGTTTATTCTTATTATCTTGAATACTATATGTTTCTAATACGATTTGATATTCAATCCACGCCCAATACCAAGACGAAAGGTATAAAAGCAATTTGTGTTTGTTTTCAAAATACCGATAAATAGAGCTTTCGTTGGAACCTATTTTAGCACCTAGCTTTTTAAAAGTGAAAGCTTCAAAGCCTATATCATGTATCAGTTGTATGCTTTCTTGTATGATGCGTTTGCCTAAATCGGATGATTCAGGATCTTTTACATAGATTTTTTCGGGTACAGAAATTTTTACGTTTGATAGTAAACTATACATAGTTGTATGTTTTGATTGCAAATATAATAGTATTACTATTAAAAGTTATCGCGTTAACATAGATTTAATCTATGTATAATTTTAAAAATGATATAATGACCGGGTTGGATGGGTTTAGTGACATTCTATTTCACTCACAACAGTATCATGTATAGGGCTAGGCGAGAGGTATGGTATGCCTAAGCCAAGTCCTCGAATTATAAATAAGAGGCCAATAAGGACTATAAAAACGGGAATTAAATTTTGAATGCGTTGTCTGGCTTTACCTTTTAAAAATTGACTAAAATATATAGCTGTAGTCATCAAAGGAATGGTGCCTAAGCCAAATACAGCCATGTATATCGTTCCTGATGCTGTATTTCCGCTGGCAATGGCAGCAAAAACAGCCATGTAAACCAAACCGCAAGGTAAAAAGCCGTTTAAAAAACCGATGGTTAAAAAGGTATCGTAGGTTTTCTTTTTAAAGGCTTTGCCTAGTGCTGATTTTACTTTTGAAATAACCCTATAAATTGGTTTGGATACCTGAAAGCTATTTAGTGTTTTTTGAGGAATGATGGCAAAAAGTATCATAAGTCCGCCAATAACAATAGATAGCTGTTGCTGAAAACCGAAGAGATATAGCTGCTTTCCTATGAATCCGAAAATGAGTCCGATTATGGCATAAGAAAGCATACGGCCAACATGATAAATAAAGATTTGAGTAACTTTTTTCACAGGATTGTTGCGATCTACAGGCAGCATAAAAGCTATGGGGCCACACATACCCACACAGTGGAAGCTTCCTAATAAACCTAATATGAATGCGGAAGCAAGCATACTAAAAGTGCACCCCTTCTTTAAACAAATAGTCTGTACCGTTGTAATTCCAGTCGATTCTTAAGTTCCATCGGCCGTCAATCAAACGATCATTAACGATAAACATTTTAGAGTCTTTTAGAGCAATAGGTTCTTCAAAATCTAATTTCATATTTGAAGGTCTGTAAAGGGTAACTTTACCAGTAATTTTTTTAAAATCAAGGTCTTTTGGAAAGGAAATAAGTAAACCTTCTTTATTTTTTGTAAAACTAATGTTTTCTGAGAGTGTATTGGCGTTGTTAAGTTTATCGATATCATTTTGATAGGCCAATTCTACACCATAATAATCTTCTGTGACCAATTCGTGTTCGAAATCTTTACTCACATTCATTGTCACGATAAAGTACATGATAAAGGAAATGAATCCTATAAAAGCTAATACAATGCCTGTTCCCCAATTTATTTTCATCGCTTTTCTTTGTTTTTTATTCCCGTGAAAACGGAAACCTATATTATTTGACTCTTATTTAAAACTTCTTGGTCCTAAAAAGTTTGCAGTAGTGGTTTCAATTAAATCGTTGCCTTTATATACACTAATTTCAATTTTATTTCGGTCTCCAGACAGGGCATTGTTGTTAATTTCAACAAATAAGGTGCCTTTAGCAAGGCCTTGACTTGGTACAAAAAGCGTATCACTGGTGGCTACTATTTTTAAAGACCCTTTATGTGACATCAGCTTAAGTGTTACATTATTAAAATCTTTCGTGGTTTTATTAACGAGTTTATAAGTAAACACATTGCTTATCATATTGTTGTCTTTATGCTCGTAAAGTTGTCCTGGGAGCCTTAAAACATTGGCTTCAATATCGTTTCTTAAAAACAACATGCCAGTAAGTAAGCCTATTAGAATAACTAAAACGGCAGCGTAACCTTTCATTCTTGCGGTTAGCTTAAAGCTGGCTTTCTTTTCTATTTCTTCTTCACTAGCATATCGAATTAAACCTTTTGGTAAGTTGATACTTTCCATAATATGGTCGCATTCATCAATGCATGCTGTACAATTAACACACTCCAGTTGGGTGCCATTTCGTATATCAATACCAGTAGGACATACATGAACACATTGTTTGCAATCAATACAATCGCCAAAACCTAAGGATTTACGATCTTCATTTTTTTTGAATTTTTTTCTACCATTTTCAGCTTCCCCACGTTTGTGATCGTATGCTACCACAATCGACTTGGTGTCTAAAAGGACGCCTTGTAAGCGACCATAGGGGCAAGCTATTATACAGACTTGCTCTCTAAACCAAGCAAATACAAAATAAAAAACAGCGGTGAAAATAATTAAAGAAACCAGTGTGCTTAAATGTTCGGAAGGGCCAGCTTTAATGTAGTTGATGAGTTTGTCGCTACCAATAAGATAAGCAAGAAAAACGTTAGCTATTAGAAATGAGATGCCTAGAAAAATGAAAAGCTTTAAGCCTTTCTTTCTTATTTTTTCGGCATTCCAAGGTTGCTTGGCCAAGCGCATTTGTTTTCCACGGTCGCCTTCAATCCAATACTCTATACGGCGAAACACCATTTCCATAAATATGGTTTGCGGGCAAATCCATCCGCAGAAAATCCGACCAAAAGCCACCGTAAAAAGGGCGATAAAAATAACCCCTATAAGCATGGAAATAACAAATAAATAGAAATCTTGTGGCCAAAAAGGAAATCCGAATATGTTAAAACGACGTTCTAATACATTGAACATTAAAAACTGGTTGCCATTTACTTTTATAAAAGGTGAAACCAGTAAAAAGGTTAATAAAACGTAACTAACATACTTTCGGTATTTGTAAAATTTACCGTTTGGTTTTTTTGGAAATACCCAAGCGCGCTTACCTTCTTTGGTAACCGTGCCAATTGAATCTCGAAATGTTTCGTTTTGTGGGGTTTCCAAGGCTTTAGTAATGTAGACCTCTTGAGGTGGTGACTCAAGAGGTCAAATTTAGTTTAATGTGTGTTCATTTAGTTTTTATTCCGTAGGAATATCACCCAAAATTATTCGGGTTCAGAAACGCTTTCATCTTTTAATTCTGGTGAAGCTGTTTCTGTAGTGTCAGTTACCGCCTCTGCGGCTTCGGTTGTTTCGTTAATAATAATATCTCCTTCAGGAGCTTTAGGATTTGCAGGTGTTGTACCTTGAAATGTTAGCACATAGCTGGCTACCTGTGCAATTTCTAAGGGTTTTAATTGGGCTTTCCATGCAATCATACCTTTTCCGGCACGACCTCCTTCAGAAACCGTATGGAAAATGCTCTTAATATCACCGCCTAAAATCCAATGATTGTCGGTTAAATTCGGGCCAATACCACCACCACCATCGGCCATATGACAGGCCACACAGTTGGTTTCAAAAATGGTTTTACCTGCGGTTAAATCGGCTGTCTCTGTAAGTACTGTTACGGTATTTACATCAACTAAACCTTTAGCTGTTTTTTTATAAGCTTCAATAGCGATTTTAGCTTCAGCCAATTCGGTGTCGAATTCTTCAATTTGCGATGGGCCGCTAAATACTTCATACCTTAAAAGGTAAATGGCAGCAAAAATTATGGATATGATGAAGGCATATTTCCACCATGGCGGTAAATCGTTATCCAGTTCCTTAATGCCATCGTAATTATGATCTAGAATAATTTCACCCTCTTGCTCGATAGGTTTTGATCCTAATAGTTTGAGGTAAGTTTTCTTTAACCATGGAAACTCTGTGGCTTTTTCTTTATCGGCCAAGAAACGAGCCTGAGCTTCAGGATCTAGTTTTTGAAACATTACATTTTCTAGGGAACCTACAATACCCTCAATGGCTATTAAAATGAATAACACCAGAAGCAAAAACATTAATACGGCTGGATATTTTATAAATGCCGGTTGATTTCCAGAGTCTACAAAGAATTCAACAATTCCAGCCACAATAAAAAATAGGATAGGAACTCGAATCCAAGATGGTATTAAATTTCTCATAATATGTCTTCGTTTTGGTGGTTGTCTAAAGGTAAATTACTCACTCTATTAATGTAGTCTTTTTTTGCGGTGATAACCCACCAAAATAAGGCTACAAAAAAGATGAAGAAGATAAGTAAAGAGATGATTGGGTATATTTCTATACCTGCAATACTCTCCATATGGTTTTTTATATATTTTAACATGGTTGCTTGTTTTAGATCATTATTGTTGTGTGCTTTCCACTTTAATGTCTGTTCCTAATCGTTGTAAATAAGCGATCATAGCAACAATTTCTCTATCCTTCATTTCTATAAAATCCTCTCCGTTTTTAGCGGCCGATTTTTTATCTGCCTCATAGGCTGTTACAAAGTCTGGATCGGAGTATAAATTCTTTTCAATTTGCGCACCCTGCGCATTCATGTGTTGTTGCGCGTTAGCGATATCTTCTTCTGTGTAAGGCACGCCTAATGACACCATAGCTTTCATTTTAGCTTCTGTCATCGATTTGTCTAATCGGCTGCTTTCGCCAGTAATTAACCATGGGTAACGCGGCATAATAGAGCCCGAAGAGGTACTTTGCGGGTCATACATGTGGTTAAAGTGCCAGTTATCAGAATATTTTTGTCCGACACGATGTAAATCGGGACCAGTACGTTTGCTTCCCCAAAGGAATGGGTGGTCGTAAACATATTCACCTGCTTTAGAGTATTCACCGTAACGTTCTACTTCATGTCTAAATGGTCGAATCATTTGTGAATGACAACTCACACAACCTTCTCTAATGTAGATATCACGGCCTTCTAATTCTAGAGGTGTATATGGTTTTACACTAGCAATGGTAGGAATGTTTGATTTCACCATAATGGTTGGTACAATTTGAATGATACCTCCTATTAAAATAGCCACGGTGGCTAAAATTGTAAGCTGAATTGGTCGACGCTCCAACCAATTGTGCCAGCTTTCGGATGCTGTACGTTTGTTGGTTACTTTTTCTAAGGCAGGGGCTTCAGCTAATTCGTCCTCAACCGCACTTCCTTGTTTGATGGTAACGATAATATTATATACTAAAATAAACATGCCTAGAATGTATAAACTACCACCAATGGCACGCATCCAATACATAGGCATAATTTCGGTTACTGTTTCTAGGAAATTTCCATAAACTAAAGTACCGTCTGGGTTAAATTGCTGCCACATTGAATACTGTGTAAATCCAGCAACATATAACGGTAAAGCATACATGATGATTCCTAAAGTTCCTAACCAAAAATGTAGGTTTGCAAGGGCTAAAGAATAAAGTCTTGTTTTAAATAATCGAGGTATGAGGTAGTAAATAATACCAAATGCCATAAAACCATTCCATGCTAATGCGCCAACGTGAACGTGTGCGATAATCCAATCGGTAAAATGCGCCACGGCATTAACGTTTTTTAAGGATAGAGTTGGTCCTTCAAAAGTTGCCATACCGTAACCTGTAATGGCGACTACCATAAATTTTAAAACAGGGTCGGTACGCACTTTATCCCAAGCACCACGAAGGGTTAGGAGTCCGTTTATCATACCACCCCAAGATGGCATGAGTAGCATAACCGAAAAGGCAACACCTAAATTTTGAGCCCATTCTGGTAAAGCCGTATATAATAAATGGTGAGGTCCTGCCCAGATATAGATAAATATTAAAGACCAAAAGTGAACAATAGACAATCTGTATGAGTATACAGGTCTGTTAGCAGCTTTAGGCACAAAATAATACATTAAACCTAAAAATGGCGTCGTTAAAAAGAAAGCCACGGCATTGTGGCCATACCACCATTGTACTAAGGCATCCTGAACTCCGGCGTAAACCGAGTAGCTTTTCATGGCACTAACAGGTAACTCAATATTGTTAAATATATGAAGTACCGCAACGGTTACAAATGTGGCAATATAGAACCAAATGGCGACATATAAATGACGTTGTCTACGTTTTAAAATGGTCCATATCATATTGATACCGAAAACCACCCAAACGATTGCAATAGCAATATCGATAGGCCATTCTAATTCGGCATATTCTTTAGAAGAGGTGTAGCCTAAAGGCAGTGATATCGCAGCAGCAACGATGATAAGCTGCCAGCCCCAAAAATTAATATTACTAAGTAAGTCGCTGGCCATGCGTGCTTTAAGTAAACGCTGAAGCGAATAATAAATACCCGCAAACATGGCATTACCCACAAAGGCAAAAATAACAGCATTGGTGTGTAGTGGTCTTAATCGCCCAAAACTTAACCATGAAATACCATCAGTTAGATTAGGGAATAAAAACAAAAAGGCAAGTAGTAAACCTACTGCCATGCCAACTACACCGAAAACTATTGTAGCGTAGATAAATTTAGTAACGATTTTGTTATCGTAATGAAACTGTTCCATTTCCATAGTTAAGAATTAGTCTTTTGGTTAGTGCTTAATTTTTTTGGTTTTTCTTTAACAAGTTCATCTTCAAAGAGCATACGTACCGAAGGGGTGTAGCTATCGTCGTATTGCCCGCTTTTTACGGCAACAACAAAAGCGATGAAGAAGCTTATAGCAACTAGGATACTGATTGCTAGCAAGATATAAATAACACTCATTAAGGCGTGCTGAATTAAAGTTTAGTGATCAAAAATATTTTTAAATGCCGTCCTAAAATATGACATTTATCATGTTTTTTCAACCTTCTGTTTAATTTTTTTCCCCACTAAGTTAGTACTAATTGTTGTAAATACAACTATGCTTATAGAACTTAATGGCATCAAAATAGCGGCTATAACAGGAGCTAATTGTCCTGAAACCGCAAAATAAAGGCCGATAGAATTATAAACTAGAGATAAAATAAAACTCCATTTTATAATGGTTATGGCAGATTTTGATGCTTTTATAAAATCATACAGGCTATTAAAGTTCGATGCGTCTAAAATAGCATCGCAAGCAGGAGAGAAAACGTTTACATTTTCTGAAATAGCAATACCTACATCACTTTGGGCTAAAGCTCCGGCGTCGTTTAAACCATCGCCTACCATTAAAACTGTGGCACCTGAGTTTTGGTGATGTTTAATGTATTCGAGTTTGTCTTCTGGTTTTTGGTTAAAAAGCAATTTGGTTTTGGCAGGAAGTAATTTGGTGAGATTTTCTTTTTCTCCTGCATTGTCTCCAGATAAAATCACCAAATCGTATGTTGGTTTTAGCTGATTGAAGAGTTTAGAAAGTCCTTGGCGGTAGCGGTTATAGAACGTAAACTTACCTTTGTAGGTGTTATTGGTGCTTATGTGAACCTCGGTATTTAAATTTTTAACTTCCGATGCTAACCCAACAAAAGGGGCCGAGCCAATTTTCATGAAGTTTTGATTGTAATGCGCTTCAATGCCTTCACCTATGTGTTCTTCATAATTTTCAATAGGTACAATGTGGTTTTCTTTTAATAAAGTGTATAAAGAACGGCTTAGGGGATGGTTTGAATTTCGCAAGGTGCTTTTTAAGAAATCTTCTTCAGCATTAGAAAGTTGGGAGCCTTCATAGGTGATAGCGGTTTCTTTGTTAGCGGTAATGGTACCTGTTTTATCAAAAATAATGGTGTTTATTTGCGCTAATTGTTCAATAACCGAGGCGTTTTTTGCGTAGAATTTTTTGCGTCCAAAAATACGAAGCATATTTCCTAGCGTGAAAGGGGCTGCCAGGGCAATAGCACATGGGCAAGCAATTATTAGGACAGCTGTAAATACATTCAGTGCTTTAGACGAGTCGGTTAAAAGCCAATAAGCTGTAGCAATAAAAGCAATACTTAAAATAGCAATGGTAAATCGTTTGCTTATGGCGTTAGTTAATGTGGTAAACGCATCTTCTTTATTTTTATTGAATACATCATTGCTCCATAACTGGGTTAAGTAGCTTTGTTCCACACTTTTTAAAACTTCAATTTCTATACTCCCTTCAACCTGTTTGCCACCAGCGTAAAGTTTGTCGCCCGATTTTTTTGAAACCGCTTCAGATTCACCGGTCACAAAACTATAATCAATACGGGCTTTTCCTTTAATTAAAATGCTATCAACAGGAATGAGTTCTTCATTTCTAATAAGTAATCGGTCGCCTTTTTCAATGTCGTAAACCTGAATAGATGATTCTTCGCCATCAGCAGAGATTTTTGTTATTCCGATAGGGAAATAGGATTTATAATCGCGTTCAAACGATAAAAAGCTGTATGTTTTTTGCTGAAAAAATTTACCTAGAAGTAGAAAAAAGATCAGTCCCGCAAGGCTATCAAAAAAGCCAGTACCAAGGTCTAAAATAATTTCAGCAGTACTTCTAATAGAAAGCACGGCGGCTCCTAGGGCTATGGGGACGTCAATGTTTAAAATTCGTGATTTGAGACCTTTATAAGCTGAAATAAAATAATCTTGAGCCGAATAAAAAACAACGGGTAATGAAAATGCGAACATCAACCATCTAAAAAGGTGTTTAAATTGCTCGAGCCAAAATTCTTCTACTTGAAAATACTCAGGAAATGATAAAAACATGATGTTTCCAAAAGCAAATCCGGCTACGCCTAGTTTGTATATTAAGGAGCGGTCTACATTTTTTTGTCCAACAGCATAATCATCTAAACTAATAAAAGGCTCGTATCCTATGCGGCTTAATAGTTGTACAAGATTTTTTAATGAAACTTTGTGTGCGTTATATGTAATACGAACTGTTTTCTTTCCAAAATTCACCATGGACGATGATACAGCAGGATTAAGTTTGTTCAAATTTTCTAAAACCCATATGCAAGAACTACAGTGAATGTGAGGTACGTATAGGTTTACAATTTGGGTGTTGTCATCGTTAAATTCGAGTAGGTTTTCTACAATTTTAGCATTATCTAAAAAATTGTATTTGCCTTCAACGTCTTTCGGGGTTGCGCCAGGCGCTTGTTGTAAATCGTAGTATGAAGTTAAGTCATTTTCAGAGAAAATCTCGTAAACGGTTTTACAACCGTTGCAGCAAAAGGATTTGTTGTCAAAGGTTATGGAGGCTTCAGAGGCGTCTAATCCGCAGTGGAAACATGTTTTATGTTCCATAGAAAGTTCGTTCATTAAATTGCAATTAACAAAAATGAAAAATCAACAATTTATAAGATATGATAATTGTCATGATTTAATTACTTTTGCAAAGTACAAAAATATAAGTATGGGTAAGTGCGAACAATGTATTATTAAACAGTTCAATTCTTTAAAGGCATTAACAAAAGATGAGTTAGTGCGTATATCTTCTTGTAAAACATCGCGCTCTATTAAAAAAGGGGAAGTCATTTTTGAAGAAGGCGAAGTTTTAAACGGTGTTTATTGCATAAAAGATGGTATTTGTAAATTATCAAAGCTTAGTGAAAACGGCAAAGACCAAATTGTAAAAATGGTGGTTAAGGGGCAGTTATTGGGGCAGCGTTCATTAATAAGTGAAGAAAGTTCTAATTTGCAAGCTACGGCCTTAAATGATATGGAAGTATGTTTTATTCCTAAGAGTGAAATTTTCGCCGATTTACAAAAAAACCCGAAGTTTTCGTTTGAGGTGTTAAAGGATATGGCGCACGATTTACGTGATTCTGATGATATTATCGTGAACATGGCTCAAAAATCGGTTCGTCAACGTTTGGCTGAAACCCTACTTTATATTCATGAGAATTTTGGAACTAATCCAGATGATACCTTAAGTATTCTCCTGTCTCGCGAAGACTATGCTGGTATTGTGGGAACGGCCACTGAATCGGCTATTCGCGTACTTTCTCAGTTTAAAAAAGAAGGCTTAATCGAGTCGGTTGGGAAATATATAAAAATTATTGACTTCGCTGGTTTAGAGCGTGTTGAGTAGGTTTTCATAGCTATATGATATGGTTTGTCGGGTTTCAATTATTAAAATTGTATGCCTAGACTGAAACCGTAGGATCTAAATATTAGACTACCTGGTCTTTCGTTTATGTCATTAAGAATTATTTCTTGGTAAACATAATAATTATAGTCGCCAAAAATATTCAGATTTATAATAAAATCATCGGTTCGTTTTATTGGGAATTGCAAGCCAAGTCTCACATTCGCCATGTCGCTTTCTATATTATTGCTTAACGCCATATTGTAGGCCGTCATCAAATTGATATTTACACTTTCGTAATTTAAAAAGTGATATCTTAAAATGCCACCTAGTTTTAATGTCGATATTTTTAACTGTGACTGATATTGAAATCCACTAACGGCTCCCAATGTTAGTTTATTTAAAAGCGGATAATTGATATTATATAAGATTCCAAAAGAAGTTTTATTATCCAGCTTAGCTGTTTTTCCAGAAATTAACCTATCATTATTGTCGTATAATGCATAATCATATCTTACTTCATGATTAATTGCAAATTCAGCTTCAACGTTAGAAAACCATTTTTTAGAAATTTGGTTTGGATTAGAATTTTTAGAAATTTGATTTCCCGTTATAGTTAAGTCAATTAAATCAGGCTTGTTTTGTGAATAGATGAATACTGAAATTAATAGAAACAACGGTGTTATGTGTTTTTTCATGTTTTTAGTGGTTTCCTTTAGTTATGAGTTTTGATTTGTAACCTGGATAAACACCTTCTATCTCCAATAAAAGGGAATATCGAATTGGTATAAATTTCAAATAGAGTTCAAACTAGTAAATAATCACAGACCAAATTTATTCAGTTCCAATGTCGTTTTTTCTTGAACGTAATTCAGATTTGTTAAAATTCCGAATACTAAACTAAATAGGTCTTTTTTCATTATAATTTAAGGTTCAGTAATTTGTGTTTAAAAAATATGTTTATTAGTTTTAACCAAGTACCTACTTATTAGAAATAGTAATATGTTTAGATTGATGCCATTGCTCACCTTTAATTTTAAGAATGTAATTCCCGCTTG
This genomic interval from Tamlana carrageenivorans contains the following:
- a CDS encoding peptidase domain-containing ABC transporter, which produces MNHLGITPWQRLLGLLELDKKEILQVFYYAIFSGVISLTLPLGIQAIINLIQGAQVSTSWIVLIVLVTIGVAFDGGLKLMQLRIIETIQQRIFTRTSFELSYRFPKIKMSELRNNYPPELANRFFDTLIIQKSLSKILIDVPSAVLQIIFALILLSFYHAFFIIFGLLLLLLIFVVFKFTAKKGLDTSLSESKYKYKVAHWIQEIARSVISFKLSGSTNLGVTKNDNLVDDYLNARESHFKILMLQFIQMVSFKVIVTASLLVIGGALVLNQEMNIGQFVAAEIIILLIIGSVEKLIIGLESFYDTLTSLEKLGQIADKDIENQYGETPTFKNGIYIELDNVSYNVSDREKHILHNISLKINPDSRILIRGESGSGKSTLLRLISGVIEPTSGNIYVNDMSIESLHLNFYRSKLGLSLSDETPFEGTIKENLTFGNPSITDEEIHEVLNIVGLKSFLKEQPKGLHTILYPDGKQMSYTISKKIVLARAILKKPQVLILEDALDRFNIEETTEIISYLSDKKRPWALIVVGHNKRWIGQCDEVVILEKGKIQK
- a CDS encoding TetR/AcrR family transcriptional regulator, producing MYSLLSNVKISVPEKIYVKDPESSDLGKRIIQESIQLIHDIGFEAFTFKKLGAKIGSNESSIYRYFENKHKLLLYLSSWYWAWIEYQIVLETYSIQDNKNKLIKAIEVLCRTIEEDSNFSHINEVVLNAIIIHENSKSFLTKAVDTQNKEGYFNIYKRVVNRLKDIISDNAPLYKYPASLASTIIEGSLHQHYLKDHFWSITDCKENVLPATFFKNLTLNALNLHE
- a CDS encoding sulfite exporter TauE/SafE family protein, which codes for MLASAFILGLLGSFHCVGMCGPIAFMLPVDRNNPVKKVTQIFIYHVGRMLSYAIIGLIFGFIGKQLYLFGFQQQLSIVIGGLMILFAIIPQKTLNSFQVSKPIYRVISKVKSALGKAFKKKTYDTFLTIGFLNGFLPCGLVYMAVFAAIASGNTASGTIYMAVFGLGTIPLMTTAIYFSQFLKGKARQRIQNLIPVFIVLIGLLFIIRGLGLGIPYLSPSPIHDTVVSEIECH
- a CDS encoding FixH family protein, which gives rise to MKINWGTGIVLAFIGFISFIMYFIVTMNVSKDFEHELVTEDYYGVELAYQNDIDKLNNANTLSENISFTKNKEGLLISFPKDLDFKKITGKVTLYRPSNMKLDFEEPIALKDSKMFIVNDRLIDGRWNLRIDWNYNGTDYLFKEGVHF
- the ccoG gene encoding cytochrome c oxidase accessory protein CcoG, yielding METPQNETFRDSIGTVTKEGKRAWVFPKKPNGKFYKYRKYVSYVLLTFLLVSPFIKVNGNQFLMFNVLERRFNIFGFPFWPQDFYLFVISMLIGVIFIALFTVAFGRIFCGWICPQTIFMEMVFRRIEYWIEGDRGKQMRLAKQPWNAEKIRKKGLKLFIFLGISFLIANVFLAYLIGSDKLINYIKAGPSEHLSTLVSLIIFTAVFYFVFAWFREQVCIIACPYGRLQGVLLDTKSIVVAYDHKRGEAENGRKKFKKNEDRKSLGFGDCIDCKQCVHVCPTGIDIRNGTQLECVNCTACIDECDHIMESINLPKGLIRYASEEEIEKKASFKLTARMKGYAAVLVILIGLLTGMLFLRNDIEANVLRLPGQLYEHKDNNMISNVFTYKLVNKTTKDFNNVTLKLMSHKGSLKIVATSDTLFVPSQGLAKGTLFVEINNNALSGDRNKIEISVYKGNDLIETTTANFLGPRSFK
- a CDS encoding cbb3-type cytochrome c oxidase N-terminal domain-containing protein; the protein is MRNLIPSWIRVPILFFIVAGIVEFFVDSGNQPAFIKYPAVLMFLLLVLFILIAIEGIVGSLENVMFQKLDPEAQARFLADKEKATEFPWLKKTYLKLLGSKPIEQEGEIILDHNYDGIKELDNDLPPWWKYAFIISIIFAAIYLLRYEVFSGPSQIEEFDTELAEAKIAIEAYKKTAKGLVDVNTVTVLTETADLTAGKTIFETNCVACHMADGGGGIGPNLTDNHWILGGDIKSIFHTVSEGGRAGKGMIAWKAQLKPLEIAQVASYVLTFQGTTPANPKAPEGDIIINETTEAAEAVTDTTETASPELKDESVSEPE
- a CDS encoding CcoQ/FixQ family Cbb3-type cytochrome c oxidase assembly chaperone; the protein is MLKYIKNHMESIAGIEIYPIISLLIFFIFFVALFWWVITAKKDYINRVSNLPLDNHQNEDIL
- the ccoN gene encoding cytochrome-c oxidase, cbb3-type subunit I — encoded protein: MEMEQFHYDNKIVTKFIYATIVFGVVGMAVGLLLAFLFLFPNLTDGISWLSFGRLRPLHTNAVIFAFVGNAMFAGIYYSLQRLLKARMASDLLSNINFWGWQLIIVAAAISLPLGYTSSKEYAELEWPIDIAIAIVWVVFGINMIWTILKRRQRHLYVAIWFYIATFVTVAVLHIFNNIELPVSAMKSYSVYAGVQDALVQWWYGHNAVAFFLTTPFLGLMYYFVPKAANRPVYSYRLSIVHFWSLIFIYIWAGPHHLLYTALPEWAQNLGVAFSVMLLMPSWGGMINGLLTLRGAWDKVRTDPVLKFMVVAITGYGMATFEGPTLSLKNVNAVAHFTDWIIAHVHVGALAWNGFMAFGIIYYLIPRLFKTRLYSLALANLHFWLGTLGIIMYALPLYVAGFTQYSMWQQFNPDGTLVYGNFLETVTEIMPMYWMRAIGGSLYILGMFILVYNIIVTIKQGSAVEDELAEAPALEKVTNKRTASESWHNWLERRPIQLTILATVAILIGGIIQIVPTIMVKSNIPTIASVKPYTPLELEGRDIYIREGCVSCHSQMIRPFRHEVERYGEYSKAGEYVYDHPFLWGSKRTGPDLHRVGQKYSDNWHFNHMYDPQSTSSGSIMPRYPWLITGESSRLDKSMTEAKMKAMVSLGVPYTEEDIANAQQHMNAQGAQIEKNLYSDPDFVTAYEADKKSAAKNGEDFIEMKDREIVAMIAYLQRLGTDIKVESTQQ
- the ccoS gene encoding cbb3-type cytochrome oxidase assembly protein CcoS yields the protein MSVIYILLAISILVAISFFIAFVVAVKSGQYDDSYTPSVRMLFEDELVKEKPKKLSTNQKTNS